The DNA segment GAACTACTTTTGGCTCGCCTTATCACTTCCTGGCAATGATGAAGGACAAGAAGACAACCAGGCTTGACTCTTCAGTCCTTGCAGGCTGTTGGGAATTATCTTTATATTTATGAACTGCGTGCGTTTGCAGTCAGCTCAGGGATTTTGAGGATTGAATTTCCCTATACCCTTATGAAATGGAGCTGCATTCATAAATCGCTTAGGATAGTCATGTTACTTCTGCTGTAAGAGCATAAATCCTAAAATTTTTGTTCTGAATGAAACACTTTAATGCAGTGCTGgattaaatgtaatttcttggaacactgattttgttttgtagGCAAAACAAAGTTATGCTTCCACAGTTGGGGTAGAAACATACTATTCACAGAAAGCAATAAATTACAACTGGAGACCTTGTTTCGCTTTcaacagagaagagcagagaaagatgAGGGGGTGGCAGTGGCAATGGGAGTCAGTTCCAGTTGCATGATAAGaccagagaaggaaagagagagctgCTGGTGGAGAGAGGGCCTAGTCCGCattgtgtttgtatttcttcctgatattcTCTGTTGTCTCTCCGGCAGCTCCAGTGACAGTATCCCAGTTTATCCTGACACAAAGAGATGACAGTagtctttctgtttcttggCTTGCCCCACGGCAGCGGAGCCGGACCTCCGTGGAGTATGAGGTCATGTTCTTTGAAAAGGTGAGGTTCTTCCCCCTTTCACTGGAATGGGTGGAAATGTCCTCTTTGTTCGATATGTATTTGTTACTTGACCCTGTTTGAtttctgcagggagaggaggcaCGCTACACAGTGAAGCACCTTCTTGAGCCAAATGTCACTCTGACAGACCTCCAGCCAGACACAGCCTACCTGCTTCGTGTGAGATCCATCACACCCCTTGGACCTGGACCCTACTCCCCAGAGCAGGAATTCCGTACCCTTCCACCAGGTAAAGGGCAACTGCTGGTATTTCATTTGGGAGAAGCTCACTTCTCCATCAGATTGTGTATTTGCATGGTACACGggtctctttttctgttctgctagTTTTAAGGCACAGACAACCATGCTCCTGAGTTCCTTGTCACCGGGGCCAAGCCTGTTGCTTTGTTGAAGTGTAGAAGAGGGAGACATTTATTGTGTTTCCTTGCTGTCCAATTGTACTTTCTGGTTCAGAACTGATCAGTCTCAGATTTGTGCGTTGTACTGGCAAATTACATCCCAGCTCTTTGTCTACTTCTTCTGAAAGGCATTTTGATTCTAGCTAATGTTTCTAAGTTTGAATATTAGCAAAATTATGACCATATGCCTCCTTTTGTGTGAAGGTTACTGCTGAAAAGAAGAACTCAGAAGACCGcaccatgatttttttccagcttcataATTTCTGGTGTATGTAGTTCAGCCCCTGAAAGTAACTCTGCCCAAAAAGATGGTCTGTGCTGAAAAAGTTCTCCTCTAACACGACGTGTAGAAGGCCAAGCTAATGGGGCCACAAGAAGACCTTTCTCCAATGTTAAAGAATGTCTCATGCAGGCCTGACATCCagcttcccctttccctgggttTACAGAAACTTCCTCTTTATTAAAAGTGTTCTGTAATGGGGTTTGCTCTCTCTTCATTCCACATATTCACAGATCCTCCTATTGATCCTATGgataatttcagaaatacatcTGTTGTAATAATGCCTTTGAAAGGCTAGCTTTATTGTCATGAAATAAGGAcgtggaagaaagcaaagacattCCCTAATGTAACTAAATAGTTAAGTGAGCTGTGCAAAAGTTAAGTTGTGTTGCCGTGACTGGAATACAATTTAAAGATTGGGCTTTTTTGGCACCAGGAGTTTTTGGTAAAATTTTCGCAAAGATCTTTAACCAGTAGAACAACATACCATAAGGATTCTGTGGAAAATATGTATGTTACGTTGTACCTTAGATGGTTTTGATTATAAGAGGAcatgttaaaaaatacttttatcaAGATTAtgtgtctttttaaaatgaaagttgaTCACCCCATCATGTCAAGACAAAGGTATTTTGAACATGAAAGGGATTAAAAAGAACTGCTAGCAAGGCTTCTTTTGGTGGGAGTCTTTCTTTAATAACAGAAGTACTATTTAGCTCTAACAGTCTAGGGGTACTATTGGAATGAGCTTTGCAGAGAGGGGcgggtttttttcatctgaatttgAGAATTTAGATCCTTAATTTTCCTGCAAAAGTGCTACATGCCTAAAAGCTGCTCCATTTTCTTAATAAGAGATATTATTTCACCTTCCaaattcctcttttattttaactcaGAAGAAACATTAGCTCTGCCTCTTGATTTCTGCTTTACGAAGCCGGCggtttttaataattttagtGGGATGAGTCAGCATCAAATTGAGCAAGAATAACAAGTGTTAGTTATGCTTTACGGATGCTGACCGTTGGACTGTATGTTAGGATACACTTCCAGACACAGTTATCTGTGTTACACAAGCTGTTCCTtgctttaaaatctgttcatttattgaaacaatttctttaggaattttctttcttctggatGTATTCCTAAATTTATTtagggaaaatattaaaaaacatagATTCTCATTAGATATAGATATGAACACTTttcattaatgtatttttaattttttaaaattttttttttaagctataagaaataatttttaaaagcacatacTTCGCCAACAGAGGTCATTTAACATCTCCTctgatgaaaaacaaatatactGTATGGAAATGGATGGCTTCAGCTTGAGAATCTAAATGAAAGAAGGCAGCCTGTAGTACGTGAATACTATCTGAAAGCTATCtagtttttgttctttgttttcaaaagtgtCTTGGAATATACATGGGAAATCAGGtgtaagaataaataaatatattgctcaataaataaatattgctcAATAAATAAATTGCTCAACTGGAGGACAAATACTGTAAATAAGAGTCAACCAGATACCCACCAGAAGGTGCTCCATGTATGACAGAACTCAAATCTGGTGGCTCTGCTGGCTGGAAGATGAATGGCCATAGCTTACCTAGTATCATTGGCTGGTAGAAGCTGGTTGCTACATTCCAGACATTTGGTtctccatcttttaaataatacagtctttctctttgtttctgcagaCACGGGAGCTCTGTCTGGTGGAGTCATAGTCTCTATTGTCTTTGTAGTTCTACTATTATTTGGGCTGCTTCTGGGACTTCTCATCTTTCGTCGAAAGTAAGTTTTGATTGTTGGTATTGAAAAGGTATAGATGTAGGAATATCTGAGCGATGGGAGCTTGAAAAAGGGAGGGAGGCCCTGGTTTGTCTTATGATCTTAGATGGGTAGAGGTTAGTTAGAGAAGAAAGAGTAAGACCAGAGTGCTGTGGTAAGATGAAATGAGTCTCGGGAAGTAATTTTGATTAGCAGGACTGGAGGGATTATGTCTGTTAGATAATGCTTGCTgctgaagacagaggaaaatgtgttttctcagttttgttaTAATCCAGCTCTATCATGCTGTGATCATTgaagatgaataaaaatattgttatggTACAATAATTTTTGTAGCTACTGATAAGTGGGGAATACATGTATCCAGTCATTTCAAACCATTTTCCATACGCCATTACCTTAGTGGTCCTCTACCCAGATATAgaattctgcttcctttctaaaTGTCTATAAGGCTGCTATTGTTTAGTTTTAAGATCAGATATTGTACTGTACAGAAAAcctaaaataaatagaaattcaTCCATAATTCAACAATTAGAAGAATGAACAAAACTACCTGTATTGAAACAAAGCCCATTTctaaatgtaaacaaaaagtcacattttcttGTTATCTGCACTCTATCAAGCAGGTGCAGTGTCTGGTTCCATTTTGCTCTGAGCTACCCTGAACTCTGTCCTGACCAGCTAGGGCAGACACCCTGGaagtcttgcttttctctttgctatCTGCTGACCATTTTACTTTCATGGCTGCTTCCAATATTCCAGGCGAACTCGTCGGAGACAAGCACGGCCAGATTACAGTACTTCAGGCTTTGATCGAGGTGAGCTTCAAAAGGGTAGTAGAACCAGGGAGAAgcctggaatgggttggaagggttgaaaagaaacagtagtTTCAAACTAAACACTGTTATAGATTTTCTGATGTAATTTGTCTCTTCCCTTAACAGCTCTAGTCTTCAATGTACGTTTGGTAGATTTGTTTACTGATATTGTCAGAATCCTATGGATTAGCCTCTGCTTCTCTAGCTGTGCCCTACAAAGCTTGTCCAAAGACCTGACAGGTGAAGTTGctcttttgtttccctttaCCATAGAGAAGGTCTGGTTGAAGCCCTATGTAGACTTGCAGCCATATGATGACCCCAGCAGAGGGGTACTGGAATTCACTAAGGAACTGGACGTCTCTTGTGTCACGATGGAGAATGTCATTGGAGAAGGTGAGTTACTTGTCGCTCTCCCCATCTTTCAGTTCTcccaaacttttattttcctacctGTTCCTGAGTTCATCCGTGACCTTTTGCCTCTGATTGTCCTCAGGGGAGTTTGGGGAGGTCTATCGTGGGTCTCTGAGGCTCCCAGGGAAAGAACGTATCGTGGTTGCCATCAAGACCCTGAAGTCGACATATTCAGACTCACAGTGGTGGAACTTTCTGCGCGAGGCAACAATTATGGGACAATTCAATCACCCAAACATTGTGCGTCTGGAAGGAGTTGTCACCAAAAGTAAGTGTGTGTGAGAGAGTCCTGCTATTTGAGCCAAAACTGGCACATTTCTTAGAAAGGATGCTGTCAgagaggctgtgctgggagaaGACAGGCATTGTCATGTGAGCCTGTGGCAGAGAATGAGGAAGGTAGGAAGGTATGGATTTCCAACAGAGTCTTGAGGCAGTGTTAGGAGAGGTCTTCTTGGGTTGGTGAGTGGATGAGAAACTGGGATAGTGTAAAGGATGCTGTAAGCTTACATCTGTGGCACGAGGAAGAACACAAAATCATTGCGGATTTTGCGTTCCTCCTTGTGTCACACATGTAAGCTTACAGCATTCTTTACACCATCCCAGTTTCCCATTTACACTATCCCATTTTCCTAAGGAGAAGGATTATCCAGCTCTGTCAGTAGAGTGTGAATGTTGGCTGGGGTTGGATATGACTCTCTTTATTGGGGCAATTGCAAATAGACTTACACCTTCTTGTCTTCCTCAAGGGAGACCAATGATGATCATCACCGAGTATATGGAGAACGGAGCACTGGATACCTTCCTCCGGGTGAGAGACAAATGACTCTGGAGGCTACCACCAGTCCTATATTGAGAAGCTCTTGAGTCCCTTGGGCTGCAGCATTGCCTTTTTACTTGATCAGCAGTGCCGACTTCTGCAAGTTGATAAGGCCAGTAACTAGAAACCAAGCAGATAGATGTCACTTGACCAGCATGTTCTCTCGCTTCTTCTTCCATGCAGGAGAACGAGGAAAAATTTAGCCCTGTGCAACTTGTGAGCATGCTGCAGGGAATAGCCTCTGGCATGACCTACCTTTCAGAACGCAACTATGTGCACCGGGATCTGGCAGCTCGCAACATCCTGGTAACACGCAGTCTTCAGTGCAAGGTGTCTGACTTTGGTCTCTCACGAATATTGGAGAATGATGCAGAGGGAACCTATGAAACCAAGGTAATGCAGAAGCAATCTCTCAGCCTTGTAAATGAACTGTATTTTCCAAGGGACTGGGATTCTGCCACAGAAGAATGGCAGCATTTCTTCATAATGGGTAACACTAGACCCGGGGAAGATTTGGATTGAAATTCTCTGAGGAAAACTAATAGTAAAACTGCAAGTCACAGTGTGAATGATTCAGAATGTAGTGCCTTTCTGTCTGGAGTCCGTGTTGATTTTGTTCGTTAAGAGTGTCGGACGGATTGTGATTTTGAAATGAGAAGCAAAACGAGAGGCCTGATCTTTTGGCTTCAGTTAGTTAAACCTAGCTCTGAAGATAACCCTGCTGTTATCAGGGATGTGGACTAGAGACATCTACAGGTCCCTTTCAGTGAATGTTCCAGTGATTCTAATGTCTGGTGTCATTCAGTGTAGGGCTTTCACTGGTGCCAGGTTACTCCCACAGCAGTAGTTTTATGTAGCATTCAACCAAGCAGAGGGCTTAAACTCTTTCACACTGCAAGAATATTTGTCTTTCTGAGAAATTTCGCAGGGATGGTTAAACCTCATCTCAAGTGAAGTGGGTACAGTCTTTGAACCATTTTGTAGGCTTCTTGCATAAAAGCACTGGAGAAACACAACTGAATACATGCTGGATACACTATATCTCTGCTCTTTGGCAGGGTGGTAAGATTCCCATCCGATGGACAGCACCAGAGGCCATTGCTCATCGGATTTTCACCTCAGCCAGTGATGTCTGGAGCTTTGGAATTgtcatgtgggaggtgctgtCATTTGGTGACAAGCCGTATGGGAGCATGACCAATCAAGAGGTAACAGACACTGATCCGAAGCGctggtttaaaaagaaacaaacaaggcATGGAGGCCCAACTTCTGTAGATCTTCCTCAGCCTGCAGTCTTGACATTCTTTTGAGCATATAGCTACTATGTCTCTCTCCCTGCTAATAATCAACCATGTTAAGGGCAATAAGTGTTTGGGCTTCTGAACCGTGTTCAGTGTCAACAGCAATGAGCCAAATTAAATACTGGTTAAATGAGCCATAGCCTTTGGGTCTGGGAGTGTTCTCTGCtggtttctttctctccttcctctagCTTTAGAGTGTTATGTCTGGTCTCATACTCATTCTAGGTTCAGCACACCTGTGAGTACATGCTGTTGAAGTTATTCCTCAGAGTctgtttccccttttctcaCCAGGCCTGTGCCAGGGTCATTCGGTCCTCACTTCTCATGAACATGTGCCCTGAATGGCAAAGTAGTTGTAGGGTACTAAAGGATTGAAAGTACCTGCATATGCCACTTCATCTTTTGACGTCTCTTAGGTGTCCTGATCCTTTGCTGTGCTGCCCCAAACCTACTTCATACACATGTAATCTGCTTTAACCCCTCCATGACTGAACACTGTGTGAAATGGTGAACCacctgctccaagccccacaGAGGTCTCTGGCTCCTCTTTAGCACTCTCTGCTCTTGTCTGGATTTCTGTCTGTCTTATGTGCAGGTGATGAAAAGCTTAGAGGACGGGTACCGGCTCCCTCCACCTGTGGACTGCCCATCTATCCTCTACGAGCTCATGAAGAGCTGTTGGTCACATGATCGAATGAGAAGACCTCATTTTCAGGAAATCCGAGCAGAGCTGCAACATTTCATCACAAGTCCCCACCTTCTCCGGCCTGTTGCAGACTTTGATCCCAGGTAAGCAGGCTGTTactggaggaggagaggttAACTGGGAGATTTTTCCGCTCTGTGTCTCCAGTAGGAGGAGAGATAGTGCTAGCAATGCAGTCTGGGAAGAGgcaccttgaatgctgtgtGTATAAGATAGTAGCCATCTCTCTATCGTGGTGACAGAGGGCATAGCCATTGGCCTGGGCAATCTGAACAGAATGGATGCattgagaactggctggatggcagagctcagagggttgtgaTCAGTGGTGCAGAGTCTACTTGGAAGCCTGTAGCTAatggtgttccccaggggtGAGTACTGGGCCCAGTTTTGTTTaacatattcatcaatgacctggatgaggggacaaGGGTGTACCCTCACCaggtttgctgatgacacaaaactggcaGGAGTCGCTGGTGCACcaaaaggctgtgctgccattcagtgagacctggGCAGGCTGAAAAGTTGGGCAtagaggaacctaatgaagttcagaAAAGCAAGTGCAAAGCCCTGCACCTAGGGAGGACAAACCCACACAACAGTACAGGTTAGGGGTTGGCccactggaaagcagctctgtagaGGGGGACCTGCAAATCCTGGTGAACAACAAgctaaccatgagccagcaatgtgtctTTGTCGCCAAGAAGATAAATgatatcctggggtgcattaagaaAGATATGGACAGCAAGTGGAGGGAGGTTATCTTCCCCCACTACTCTGTCCTTGGGAGGCCctatctggagtactgtgtccagttctggccTCCCCAGTTtgagaaagacaaggaactgcAGGAGTGAGTTCAGCAGAGGGCTGCAGAGATGAgtaggggactggagcatctcttttatgaggagagactgagacctgggtctgtttagcctggaaaagagaagatggagaggtGACCTTATtgatgcttataaatatctaagggaCAAGTGCCAAGAGGAAGGGCCAgattcttttcagtggtgccaaGTGACAGTACAAGGGGCACCGGGCATGAACTGGGAATATAGGgagttccacctgaacatgaggaaaaacttctttactgtgtgGGCGATGGAGCtatggaacaggctgcctagagaggttgtggaatctccttctctggagacattcaaaaccCTCCTGGATGTGTTCCATTGCAACCTGGTTTAGAGGAACTTGCttgagcagggaggttggactagatgatctccagaggtcccttccaatccctaccattctgtgaatctgtgacCTCACTGTGCAGAGAGCAGATGAATTTGCCTAGCCGTGGTAGGAGGTGCTTGCTCTTTAGTACTCATAGGACTGGACTTTTAAGGTAGTTGCCTTCCTAATGagggttttttctgtctttagagTAACACTCCGGCTCCCCAGCTGCAGCGGGTCTGATGGGATCCCCTATCGATCCATACCTGAGTGGCTGGAATCCATTCGCATGAAACGCTACATCTCCAACTTTCGCACTGCTGGCCTGGACACCATGGAATCCATTCTGGAACTCACTGCTGAGTAAGGACAGGCTAAGTTCCTACACGGCACCCCAGGCTATGATACAAATAGCTGTATCTACCCTTGTGCTATCTGAACAGGCCCTCATATTTACTTGGAAGgcttctctccatctttctctATACAGTTAAAAGGAAGTGGACTGGCTTCTTGCCCTAAAGGGGAAGAGTCAGCCCAGAAAAATTGGGGTCAGCCCAAACTGTGAGACTAAGTCCTCAACTCTCTGTGGTTGATGCTCTCCAGGGGCCTGAGCTGCTCTGAACTCACATCAGACACAAacagtaagaggaaaaaataggtGGCAGACAGTTCTTTAACCTGACCATCTTCCTACCCTTGTAGGACTTAATGAGGAATTTTCTGGCCTTGAACTCCAGATGGGATAGTGGTATTTCCCCTACATCAGCCCAGCACTGCTCTATCATAGAGAAAAGTTCTTCTGGGCTCCTTAGAAGGACTCAGGTTAGATGCTTTACAAACACAGGCATGTTGGGTTGTAGGGTTGGGGACATATAACCAGCTCCAATCAGGGCAGTTACATAAAACACATAAGCAGGCACAGTGTGCCGACAGACCTGCTAAAGTGTTGAGACATGGCCCATATTACAAGCTGACATGGATACACAGTCCTTATTTAATGGGAACGCAGGCCTAGTCATGAGGTACAAGAAGCCAGTTGACTGGGTGGCCAGAAGTAACCAGGAAAGGGCAGGAACATCTGGGAATTTCTTCCCTCTAGACAAAAGGTAGGCGTAGTAGGAAGCACTAAGGGAAAGGAAGCTTTCTGAACTAATGCTCGGTAACTGTTTCTGCCCTTACCCACATCCCACTCCCCAGTGAATATGAacagcaattaatttttctctttcttttcccttttccttcaggGACTTGAAACAGATGGGAGTATCGCTTCCAGGCCACCAGAAGAGGATCCTCTGTAGCATCCAAGGCTTTAAGGAGTGATCTGTTGTTGCTTGCAAAATGCCCATTTTTACCAGATGTCACTTGGAATCATTCCTATGGCAATTGCTTCCAAATGAGTGACTGggacaagcaaagcaaaacagccAGGACTGAAAAGGTTCATGAGGCAGCACCACCTGCTCTCATTTCTGTTCCCTCTTGCTTTATGTCTACAGCAGCCATCAGAGCACTGGCCTTAGAACCTGTTCTACAGCCCTGTCTTCTGTAGTCCATTTGTGCAGCGCTAAGTGATCTCTGTAGTCCACATACTTGATCTTCAGACACTTGGTACATCACATGGAAACATAAAGATACATGCAAAGCATGTGATGGGTGATGATAATGTTGTAAGATTGGAGATGAGGGTTCAGATAGTCTGAGACATTCAGGAAACACGCACAGggacacacacatgcagagacTGGGCCCATTCACTCCCTCGCCTATATCCCTTCTCACTTCAGCACAGGAACAAAATATTCAGTCTTTCAtgaggctgctgctgagggatATATAGTTTTAATTCAGCTGTTCTTGCCTTAAACaccaactcatggtgtccttCTTTCTTTGGAGAAGTTGGGAGTAGGCAGCATACCCTGCTGTAACTTGTGTGATCACGAACCTCAGCATGCTGCTGTTTTGCACATGCATACTTCAGCGGGGACATTTacatttctccagcctgcttAATATCTTTACTTGTGCCATGGACAGAAGCCTTTAGGTAGccatttttctctgctcctttttaAAAGGGAGAATAGTCTTGTTTGGCTGAATAAGGgatttgtaacagaaaaatgtgtagGTGGTCTGTCTTACTCCTTCTCTGTGGAGGAAATGTTATTATTTATCAAAGCTCAAGACAGTTGTATACTGTAAATAATACTTTATAAATAAACCTGTGGCAGAGCAGGCCGTGTTGGAGTTCTGTGGCTTATTTCAAATATGATTGGAACCTTTACTTCAATATGTGTATTCTAAGTTCCAGCAGGTTCCTTACATCCATGTTTAGGTGTTTCAGCTGCTGGTCTTTGTCCATTTAACTGCAGATTCAAGGTAGAAATGCAGTTGCATTAGGATTAAATGATACATTTGCAGCTGGTCACTTCAGACTTTTGTCTCTGAAACGTTACAACTGTATCCATCCATTTGCCAGGTCCATCTTTTTACAGCTCCTGTGTTTACCCCTAAACTATGAGAAATATTAGAACTTATATTATAGTTTGAAATACATGTGAGTAGCACTTCTATCCGCTGCAGaatggactaaaaaaaaaaaaaaaatctcactctGATGTTCCTAAGGCTTTCTCCTACCCAGGAAGAGCAGTCACCTCAAGATTTAGTTTTCAGTGCTTGAGCTAAATCTAAGTTGGTGAAGGTGAGTACTAGCCATTCAGTGACCAGTTACTAACTGCAGATAGCTATCAGCGTTCCCATAGTTGTATAATGCTCCAAATTCTTGAGGCTGTAAACTACATTCCTGCTTTTGGGAAGGTCTTGCTTAACCATAAATGACAGAAGAGTTAAGAAGCAGAGGTCTACAGAACTGCAACTTAAAGCAAGAAGGCTGGTTTCTATTCAACAAGAGCAGCAGAATGTACACAAGGAACCATAGTATACACATACCTCATCTACTTAAGTGACTGCAGCTATAGCAAGAGGTACAGCTGACAAGATAGGCTCTTACTGCGAGTCTTCTTAGTGTATCAGCAAGTTCAGTCTTAGTAATAGGTGTCTTTAAATGAAGGTTAGGTAGTAAATAAAGTTGCTATATGGCAGATATCCAGGCTAGAAGGTAAGCCCTGATGCAGCTGCCACAAGATTATAAGCTTGTGTTATGCATTAGTAAACTTTAGCCTATCCTTGCAGGTTGTAGAAAACTGGGAGTGGTTCATACATCAGATAGTTGTGCTGCTATTTAGAGGGACCTTTATAGGAGAAATGGGCAGTGCAGAGACTCATGAAGGTGAACAAAGGGAAAcacagagctctgcagctgggaaggaatAACCCCATGCCCCAGTACATACTGGCTGCTGACTGGCTGGAAAGTGACTTTGCAGGAAAGGACTTGCAGGTCATAGTGAAGAATAAGTTGTACTTGAGCCAGTAACGTGCCCCTAATATGCCCCTGCAGCAAAAGAGCCAACAATATCTGGGCTGCAATAGCAAATGCATCACCAGCAGCTGGAGGGAGGCTATTCTTCCCCTCTATTCAGCATTGGTCAGACAGCTGGAGCACGGTATCCAATtttgggctccccagtacaaaGGAGGACATGGACTTAACTGGAGCAAGTCCGGTGAAAGACTGCTGTGATTTTGAAAGCATTAAAGCATCacagagagctgggactgttcaggCTCAAGATGAGACAGTTTGTGTGGCTGTTATCATTATGTACAAATACTcagtgggagggagggaagaagaagaagccaGACTCTCCTCAGTGGCATCCagtgagagaagcagcagtgggagAACAGCAAAATACAACAGAGGCTATCTGAaggtaagaaaataaagcttacTGTGAGAGTTGTTAAACACTGGaccaggttacccagagaggcTGAGGAATTCTCATCCttgaaagtattaaaaaactGGCAGGATAAatttctgagcaacctgctttTGTTCACCCTGCTCTGAGGAGGGAGGCCCCCTCCAGTTTCAGCTGTTAGGAGCTGCTGAATCAGCTGGCCTGCTAGAGAAGAGGCTGCTTGGTTTCACATCCTCAGGTACAGCCAGTAGCAAGCCTGAGCATGCATTCCCAACAGCTGCTCATGCACACAAAATATACACGCATATaatatgtgtatgcatatatatgcacacacaccaTACCTGACTGGTCTGAGGCAGAACACAGCAGTCATGCAAGCACAGCACAAACAGCCTGATCCTATTCCCTTCTTCGGCTGATCAGGATGAACCCGTTAGTGggaaatatatacatatatatgaagGATCCTTCTGGTGTCCAATACCAGCTACCCAGTAAATGGCTCCACAATCTGGAGCCTGAGTTGGTCTCCTCAGTTGCTGATATATGGGTCCTCAAGCCCTGCAGTCCTAGTCCAGTGATGGAGACTTAGACCTCTCACGTGCACACGCAGACACCCGCACAAGGGAGCCCCTCCACTGATTAGCCTTAAACATCATTTCTACCCAGCAGCTGGTTGGCCGCAGGACTCCATGGTCTCCCAGTTACCTCATACACAGACGCAAACTGCTCTCAGATAGCTGGTCCAGCATCTGACTTCTAGACCTGAGAGTAGCTGGCTTGGACCTCCTGGGAGCTCTAGCAGCTGACTCTCAGACTGGTCTTTCCAGCATCTGGCCAGACTTGCAGCCATGCAAACTCATGGCTCTCAAGTCTCTTACCTGACTCGCTCACCAGCTACCAACTTGATTTTTGCTAGTGATTATGCATGGATATGCGCACCCACACAATATGCATGCACTCAGGTATTTCCAGTTGCTGGCACTTAGACCTCCACATGCAATGAAGGGTTCCTTCACACAGgaaaatcaaaaataaaaataagaagagttTAGTAAGTAGACGAGACAGACTGCACTGATGACACACAGGGCATGGCCAGGCAAGCATATATGCAGCCAGCCCTTTCTGTGCCCTTTACAGCCATTCCCATTTTCCCACGCTGCTTCCTCTCCTTGATCactccttttcctgcctttgatCCTCCCCCTACACATTCACAAG comes from the Cuculus canorus isolate bCucCan1 chromosome 1, bCucCan1.pri, whole genome shotgun sequence genome and includes:
- the EPHA1 gene encoding ephrin type-A receptor 1 gives rise to the protein MKLCLGLLLLGALLPPEGAGKEVDLLDTSTAQGELGWLPDPPEVGWSEVQQMINGTPVYMYQDCSVLSEGDTDHWLRTNWIYRGEAASRVYVELKFTVRDCKSFKGEVVTCKETFNLYYMESEQDVGIQFRRPLFIKLNTVAADRSFTSRDIESGTMQLNTEVCAISKLTRRGFYLAFQNSGACVAMVSVRVYYKTCPEAVRGLARFPETLAGSEGLTEVPGVCVEYAAEEMGSPPRMHCSTDGEWLVPMGQCLCAVGFEEVDGSCVACQRGFYRHSLETKGCLKCPPNSFSDESGATSCSCNAGFYRAPLEGQSVACTRPPSAPRNVSFSLIGTQLSLWWQPPSDSGGRKDVTYTVFCQRCHFLSCEPCEAGVVFSPSTSDLTKPAVDVDGLEAYTNYTFAVEARNGVSGMGPASQRTAPAVWVAVGHAAPVTVSQFILTQRDDSSLSVSWLAPRQRSRTSVEYEVMFFEKGEEARYTVKHLLEPNVTLTDLQPDTAYLLRVRSITPLGPGPYSPEQEFRTLPPDTGALSGGVIVSIVFVVLLLFGLLLGLLIFRRKRTRRRQARPDYSTSGFDREKVWLKPYVDLQPYDDPSRGVLEFTKELDVSCVTMENVIGEGEFGEVYRGSLRLPGKERIVVAIKTLKSTYSDSQWWNFLREATIMGQFNHPNIVRLEGVVTKRRPMMIITEYMENGALDTFLRENEEKFSPVQLVSMLQGIASGMTYLSERNYVHRDLAARNILVTRSLQCKVSDFGLSRILENDAEGTYETKGGKIPIRWTAPEAIAHRIFTSASDVWSFGIVMWEVLSFGDKPYGSMTNQEVMKSLEDGYRLPPPVDCPSILYELMKSCWSHDRMRRPHFQEIRAELQHFITSPHLLRPVADFDPRVTLRLPSCSGSDGIPYRSIPEWLESIRMKRYISNFRTAGLDTMESILELTAEDLKQMGVSLPGHQKRILCSIQGFKE